In Neokomagataea tanensis, one genomic interval encodes:
- the lipB gene encoding lipoyl(octanoyl) transferase LipB: MTEMQKSSEILWKTSSGLTSYPDAMHVMETRTKKIHAKADVPLVWLVEHPPIFTAGTSARAEDLYNPHNFPTYDAGRGGQWTYHGPGQRLVYVMLDLTQQNGIVPPRDLRAYVATLEQWLKASLALLGVTAFTREGRIGLWAIDPVSQQEAKIAALGIRISRWVSWHGVSINLDPTLEDFDGIVPCGIREFGVTSLKRFLPDIEMKDLDHALKTAWPGCFGSIPAEI; encoded by the coding sequence ATGACTGAAATGCAAAAAAGTTCTGAAATTTTGTGGAAAACGTCTTCGGGGCTCACTTCTTACCCTGATGCTATGCATGTGATGGAGACACGCACAAAAAAAATACACGCGAAAGCAGACGTGCCCTTAGTTTGGTTAGTCGAGCACCCGCCCATTTTTACGGCAGGCACCTCTGCCCGAGCGGAAGATCTTTATAACCCCCATAATTTTCCAACTTATGATGCTGGGCGTGGAGGGCAGTGGACTTATCATGGGCCAGGGCAGCGGCTTGTCTACGTCATGCTGGATCTCACACAACAAAACGGCATTGTCCCGCCCAGAGATCTGCGCGCTTATGTCGCTACACTCGAGCAGTGGCTCAAAGCATCCCTAGCTCTTTTGGGCGTAACAGCTTTTACCCGCGAGGGCCGGATTGGCCTTTGGGCGATCGACCCCGTCTCGCAGCAAGAGGCAAAAATAGCGGCTTTGGGTATCCGCATCAGCCGCTGGGTAAGCTGGCACGGCGTCTCAATTAATTTGGACCCTACGCTCGAAGATTTTGATGGTATCGTTCCATGCGGCATACGCGAGTTCGGCGTTACAAGCCTCAAACGCTTCCTACCGGACATTGAAATGAAAGATTTGGACCACGCACTTAAAACTGCGTGGCCCGGTTGCTTCGGATCTATTCCTGCGGAAATTTAA
- a CDS encoding LolA family protein translates to MLLALTGCASHGLDRLTPQQRVDAERVETYLNALHGMTASFAQNGPESMRGSGSFAYVPGHLRLDYTLPHTMRLIAGDGRLILNDSASGSETRVSLKRNPLGLLLRYPLRFAGDIDVTDVRHEGSILSLSLAEADNPSQGLLTLDFVDNGQGLNLIGLQGVDARQHRFSVALTSVTDAAVPDPALFKFPQE, encoded by the coding sequence ATGCTTTTGGCCCTAACGGGATGCGCGTCTCATGGTCTGGACCGTCTTACCCCTCAACAGCGTGTGGATGCTGAAAGGGTCGAGACTTATCTGAACGCTCTTCACGGTATGACGGCCAGTTTCGCTCAAAATGGGCCGGAGAGTATGCGCGGTTCGGGCAGTTTTGCCTATGTGCCGGGGCATCTGCGTTTGGACTACACATTGCCGCATACAATGCGCCTTATCGCCGGAGATGGGCGACTGATCCTTAACGATTCTGCGTCTGGCTCGGAGACGCGGGTGTCGTTAAAGCGCAATCCTTTGGGGCTATTATTGCGTTATCCGCTGCGTTTTGCCGGAGATATTGACGTGACAGATGTCCGGCACGAAGGAAGCATTCTATCTCTATCCCTCGCCGAGGCGGATAATCCTTCCCAAGGGCTTCTGACGCTGGACTTTGTTGATAACGGGCAAGGATTGAATCTGATTGGTTTGCAAGGGGTGGACGCCCGGCAACATCGCTTCAGTGTCGCACTGACGTCGGTAACAGATGCTGCCGTGCCCGATCCTGCGCTCTTTAAATTTCCGCAGGAATAG
- a CDS encoding BolA family protein produces MTQNLSRRERIVAILQRELAPLALEVHDDSARHAGHVGAKMMAEAGVHGETHFNVAVTSAQFDGLGRIARHRLVNNLLSEEFETGLHALSLVLHGARDV; encoded by the coding sequence ATGACACAAAATTTGTCCCGTCGAGAGCGCATTGTTGCCATCCTTCAACGCGAGTTGGCGCCGTTGGCTTTAGAGGTCCATGACGATAGCGCACGCCATGCTGGGCATGTCGGGGCTAAAATGATGGCTGAAGCAGGCGTGCATGGGGAAACGCATTTCAACGTGGCTGTAACAAGTGCTCAGTTCGACGGGTTGGGGCGTATAGCGCGGCATCGCTTGGTAAACAATCTGTTGTCCGAGGAGTTTGAAACAGGCTTACATGCCCTTTCATTGGTTCTGCATGGAGCGAGGGACGTATGA
- a CDS encoding DnaJ domain-containing protein, protein MNRKSTRHRAFDPDPDAPTQTCDHPGCDAPAGYRAPRGRDALRSYYWFCLEHVRAYNARWDFYRGMTPGQIEAHLRADTSWQRPSWKLGTGTANKAEFNEDDILDPLDILGASRRSRAQSAQEKARQAPKKTIPPELQQPLATLNLTWPISFDEVKTRYRALARQYHPDTNPSPQAEEHFKAIGSAYTALKTHFTREAESIS, encoded by the coding sequence ATGAATCGTAAATCAACCCGCCACAGAGCTTTTGACCCGGACCCAGACGCACCTACTCAAACGTGCGACCACCCAGGATGTGACGCCCCCGCAGGTTATCGTGCACCACGCGGGCGTGATGCCCTGCGTTCTTACTACTGGTTCTGCCTCGAGCATGTACGCGCCTACAACGCGCGTTGGGACTTCTATCGCGGCATGACACCCGGCCAGATCGAGGCTCACCTCCGCGCGGACACATCGTGGCAGCGCCCCTCTTGGAAGCTTGGCACGGGTACGGCAAACAAAGCCGAATTTAACGAAGACGATATCCTAGACCCGCTCGATATTCTTGGGGCAAGCCGTCGCTCACGTGCTCAAAGCGCCCAAGAAAAAGCACGCCAAGCACCAAAGAAAACAATCCCGCCCGAACTGCAGCAACCACTGGCAACATTGAACCTGACATGGCCAATCTCGTTCGATGAGGTCAAAACACGGTACCGCGCCCTAGCGCGTCAGTACCATCCGGACACGAACCCTTCCCCGCAAGCTGAGGAGCATTTTAAGGCTATCGGAAGCGCTTACACTGCCCTGAAAACGCATTTTACACGTGAAGCTGAGAGTATTTCTTAA
- a CDS encoding AAA family ATPase: MNDFATIDAPETVITADNTVIPTSVLGQPDRLVSSAEVFGIKTDMQIPAYSIRTEHVPVIDESYRFDEDTTRAILAGFAHNRRVLVQGFHGTGKSSHIEQIAARLNWPCVRINLDSHISRIDLIGKDAIVLRDGKQVTEFREGLLPWCLQHPCALIFDEYDAGRPDVMFVIQRVLEAEGHLTLLDQNRVIRPNPAFRLFATANTVGLGDTTGLYHGTQQINQAQMDRWNVVATLNYLPLEQEVSIIKAKLKVGADEQDAISRIERMVALANLTRSGFTAGDISTVMSPRTVIAWAENERLFDDLAFAFRLTFLNKCDEAERGIVSEYYQRCFNTSPME; the protein is encoded by the coding sequence ATGAACGATTTCGCGACGATCGACGCACCGGAAACAGTGATTACAGCTGACAATACGGTCATCCCAACAAGCGTGCTCGGCCAGCCGGATCGTCTCGTGTCTTCGGCTGAAGTCTTCGGCATTAAAACGGACATGCAGATCCCGGCCTATTCCATCCGGACAGAGCACGTACCCGTCATCGACGAGTCTTATCGCTTCGATGAAGACACGACCCGCGCCATCCTCGCTGGTTTTGCACATAACCGTCGTGTTTTGGTTCAAGGCTTCCACGGGACAGGTAAATCATCACATATTGAACAAATCGCAGCACGCCTAAACTGGCCCTGCGTACGAATTAACCTCGACAGCCATATTTCACGCATCGACCTCATCGGTAAGGATGCAATCGTACTTAGAGACGGCAAACAGGTTACCGAATTCCGTGAGGGCCTCTTGCCATGGTGTTTGCAGCATCCATGCGCGTTAATCTTTGACGAGTATGATGCAGGACGCCCCGATGTGATGTTTGTCATCCAGCGCGTGCTGGAAGCCGAGGGGCACCTCACCCTTCTGGATCAGAACCGCGTCATACGCCCTAACCCTGCCTTCCGCCTTTTTGCTACCGCGAACACCGTAGGACTGGGTGATACCACTGGTCTCTATCACGGCACGCAGCAAATCAACCAAGCCCAGATGGACCGCTGGAACGTCGTTGCGACCCTTAATTACCTTCCTCTTGAACAGGAAGTCAGCATCATCAAAGCAAAACTCAAAGTTGGAGCAGATGAGCAAGACGCCATCTCCCGCATTGAGCGTATGGTAGCCCTCGCGAACTTAACGCGGTCCGGCTTCACAGCTGGCGACATCTCGACTGTCATGTCCCCGCGTACCGTTATTGCTTGGGCAGAAAACGAACGTCTGTTTGATGACTTGGCATTTGCCTTCCGCCTCACATTCTTAAACAAATGTGATGAAGCCGAGCGCGGTATTGTTAGTGAATACTACCAACGTTGCTTCAACACATCGCCCATGGAGTAA
- a CDS encoding cobaltochelatase CobT-related protein: MSASKTVTNRSSAHAADEDFRRATVATLRALGNAPDQHVDFLDAATSKPTRKKHSDDAETIHLPSLSAAPSSMERNRVRGAADAAALRLRHHRDHLTKHPPEPEAHATFDAIEQARCEIYGSRYMDGVRANLNLRSALECRDHGCSRMVTREDMPASIALDLLAREAISGQKAPLEAGPALEEWRSYLSPKAHQALADMAAAQGDQKAFAQACTRLLGACSLTEAPEESDETSTDDNAAEDSPESDDEAAPVDQSDTSDSGEEMQEEDEEDSSSSDAGESGDDGDAETSDMLDAPETGAEEAAGPSDQSNDTAYDGPQKTAPCYTAFTTEHDEEVGAADLCDPAELDRLRQQLDQQLVQLQGVISRLAHRLQRRLMAQQQRRWEFDQEEGMIDAGRLARVVTNPTLPLSYKFETEMEFQDTVVTLLIDNSGSMRGRPIGTAAICGDILARTLERCGVKVEVLGFTTRQWKGGKSRESWIRSGRPPHPGRLNDLRHIIYKDADTPWRRARRNLGLMLRDGLLKENIDGEALLWAWGRLRRRSEKRRILMVISDGAPVDDSTFSANPHDYLEEHLRSVITKIENDTRTELLAIGIGHDVTRYYRDSVTITSAEELGGTMMAQLSELFRPAHPSRK; the protein is encoded by the coding sequence GTGTCTGCCTCTAAAACAGTCACAAACCGCTCTTCTGCTCACGCCGCTGACGAAGATTTCCGGCGCGCCACCGTGGCCACACTCAGGGCGTTAGGCAACGCCCCTGATCAGCATGTTGATTTCTTGGATGCCGCAACATCCAAGCCAACACGCAAAAAACACTCTGACGACGCTGAAACCATACATCTACCGAGCCTATCAGCGGCACCATCGTCGATGGAGCGTAATCGCGTACGCGGTGCTGCAGACGCTGCGGCCTTGCGTTTGCGGCACCATCGGGATCATCTCACCAAACATCCACCTGAACCCGAAGCGCACGCGACTTTTGACGCCATCGAGCAGGCGCGATGTGAAATTTATGGCTCCAGATACATGGATGGCGTGCGCGCCAACCTTAATCTGCGCAGCGCGCTTGAGTGCCGTGACCACGGCTGCTCCCGCATGGTCACCCGCGAAGATATGCCAGCGTCCATCGCGCTGGACCTTCTTGCTCGTGAAGCCATTTCTGGCCAGAAAGCTCCCCTTGAAGCCGGCCCTGCGCTGGAGGAGTGGCGTTCTTACCTTTCCCCAAAAGCGCATCAAGCGCTTGCGGACATGGCCGCAGCTCAAGGTGACCAGAAAGCGTTTGCGCAGGCCTGTACTCGCCTTTTAGGGGCGTGCTCTCTCACAGAAGCCCCGGAAGAAAGCGACGAAACAAGCACCGACGACAATGCGGCTGAAGACTCCCCTGAAAGCGACGATGAAGCAGCTCCTGTAGATCAGAGCGACACATCTGATTCCGGGGAGGAAATGCAAGAAGAGGACGAAGAAGACAGCTCCTCCAGCGATGCAGGTGAAAGCGGAGATGATGGCGATGCCGAAACATCGGACATGCTGGATGCTCCCGAGACGGGTGCCGAAGAGGCTGCAGGCCCATCTGATCAGTCGAATGATACCGCCTATGACGGACCACAAAAAACAGCCCCCTGCTATACAGCTTTTACGACAGAACATGACGAAGAGGTCGGTGCTGCAGATCTGTGCGACCCTGCTGAGCTAGATCGTCTCCGTCAGCAACTTGATCAACAGCTTGTTCAACTTCAGGGCGTAATTTCCCGACTAGCACACCGCCTCCAACGTCGCCTCATGGCCCAGCAGCAACGCCGGTGGGAGTTTGACCAAGAAGAAGGCATGATTGATGCGGGGCGCCTCGCACGCGTTGTTACAAACCCAACGCTACCGCTTTCTTATAAATTTGAAACTGAAATGGAGTTTCAGGACACTGTCGTAACGCTCCTGATCGACAATTCAGGTTCAATGCGCGGACGGCCTATCGGCACAGCCGCAATTTGTGGAGACATCTTAGCCCGCACACTCGAACGCTGCGGCGTAAAAGTCGAGGTGCTAGGCTTCACAACACGACAATGGAAAGGCGGAAAAAGCCGTGAGTCATGGATTCGTAGCGGACGCCCTCCCCATCCCGGCCGCCTGAATGACCTTCGCCACATTATATACAAAGATGCAGACACCCCATGGCGCAGAGCCCGGCGAAACCTCGGCCTTATGCTCAGAGACGGGTTGCTGAAAGAAAACATCGACGGGGAAGCGTTATTGTGGGCGTGGGGACGCCTGCGTCGTCGGTCAGAGAAACGGCGTATATTGATGGTGATTTCAGATGGTGCACCTGTTGATGACAGCACGTTCTCGGCAAATCCTCACGATTACCTAGAGGAACACCTCCGCTCGGTCATTACGAAGATCGAAAATGACACTAGAACTGAGCTACTTGCCATCGGAATTGGTCATGACGTAACTCGCTACTACCGCGACAGTGTCACGATTACATCTGCTGAAGAGCTCGGCGGCACAATGATGGCGCAGTTGAGCGAGTTGTTCCGCCCAGCGCACCCTAGCCGTAAATAA
- a CDS encoding DUF1217 domain-containing protein, translating into MDEDEPPNAADNRHVPKRCRQYYEPRSALEKLSCSVGCAGGLWYVVRFGANGCITPTYDAGPVVYHIAGCAGGNATWKAFAKDFSDWSTSSPLSSQTVLDKIGQNYLTNSYENSVQTQTPGLGNALYFTRTVTSDTKLVNIMADPKLLKVAVTVAGFDPTQFGALDYPEQQRLLSAKLDLKQFSTPQNTQKFAQRYLATLQIRPEKTSTPASMLTLYGAGGGSNTILSLFGADSGSTSSTSLYSALL; encoded by the coding sequence ATGGACGAAGACGAGCCCCCAAACGCAGCAGACAATCGCCACGTTCCAAAAAGATGCCGCCAGTATTACGAGCCCAGATCAGCTCTTGAAAAACTATCGTGCTCTGTCGGTTGTGCTGGGGGCTTATGGTATGTCGTCCGCTTTGGGGCAAACGGCTGTATTACGCCAACTTATGACGCAGGACCCGTCGTCTACCACATCGCTGGCTGCGCGGGGGGCAATGCCACATGGAAGGCTTTTGCTAAAGATTTTTCTGATTGGTCGACGTCATCGCCTTTATCTTCCCAGACCGTTCTGGATAAGATTGGTCAGAATTATCTCACGAATAGTTATGAAAACTCTGTGCAGACGCAAACGCCGGGCTTAGGGAATGCGCTGTATTTTACCCGGACGGTTACGAGTGATACAAAGCTGGTCAACATTATGGCGGACCCAAAACTACTGAAAGTCGCGGTAACGGTTGCGGGCTTTGATCCCACGCAGTTTGGTGCTCTAGACTATCCAGAACAGCAGCGCCTTCTTAGTGCCAAGTTGGATCTTAAGCAGTTTTCAACACCGCAGAATACTCAAAAATTTGCTCAGCGCTATTTGGCCACGCTGCAAATTCGCCCTGAAAAAACTTCGACGCCCGCAAGTATGCTCACCCTTTACGGAGCGGGCGGTGGGTCAAACACAATCTTATCGCTTTTTGGTGCGGATAGCGGGTCCACATCAAGTACGTCGTTGTATTCAGCTTTACTGTGA
- a CDS encoding DUF2125 domain-containing protein, which yields MSRSRSTVSLVCGLMCLASFPATHVHAETLPSVPSSCFSYHFENVQEDARGFHASALHASYEGSKSTLTTGEINATSPEGNTSSQELQRLNASAAFAALTAFQGQASNTCQLNTSSFHGTLNTRWGNVTLAHNQHRLTIRALTLNTSERNKNTNVSFSASGVKDTTSSLIPSEVSASLIVEGHSATPLITINSLHAVNGTNALDGHGSVQTAANPLASSADLHISLTNVDALLNDVRQTAPARVTTALTIARLMGRANGSATEWDVGLHNGVATVNNVPIPLNLH from the coding sequence ATGTCACGCTCTCGCTCAACCGTCTCCCTCGTATGCGGCCTCATGTGCCTGGCTTCATTCCCTGCCACGCACGTACACGCAGAGACTTTGCCTTCGGTCCCAAGCAGCTGTTTTTCCTATCATTTTGAGAACGTACAGGAAGACGCCCGCGGATTTCACGCGTCGGCGCTTCACGCTTCTTATGAAGGCTCCAAAAGTACTCTTACGACGGGAGAAATTAATGCGACCTCGCCTGAGGGAAACACGTCATCCCAAGAACTGCAAAGACTGAACGCATCAGCCGCATTTGCCGCGCTCACAGCGTTTCAAGGCCAAGCCAGTAATACGTGCCAGCTTAATACGTCATCTTTCCACGGCACGCTCAATACCCGCTGGGGAAATGTCACCCTCGCTCACAATCAACATCGCCTTACGATACGAGCTCTCACGCTCAACACATCAGAACGTAACAAGAACACCAACGTATCGTTCTCGGCTAGCGGTGTAAAAGACACAACGTCTTCCCTCATCCCCTCAGAGGTTTCAGCAAGCCTAATTGTTGAAGGGCATAGTGCTACGCCTTTGATAACAATCAACAGCTTACACGCAGTAAACGGCACTAATGCGCTTGACGGTCATGGCTCTGTACAAACAGCCGCTAACCCGCTTGCTTCCAGCGCTGATCTTCACATTTCTCTAACCAATGTAGACGCGCTGTTGAATGATGTCCGGCAAACAGCTCCCGCCCGAGTGACGACAGCTTTGACCATTGCGCGCTTAATGGGCCGCGCCAATGGTAGCGCCACAGAATGGGATGTCGGGCTGCATAACGGGGTTGCCACCGTCAACAACGTTCCTATCCCTCTGAACCTACACTGA
- the mfd gene encoding transcription-repair coupling factor: MEQNETKNRETAAAFGPVVWGVPEGSVAFLLRQRLAEHEGPLLHVARDDASVAALADMLAWLMPEVEVLKLPAWDCLPYDRVSPNPAIVAERVGTMCRLLEPTKARRIVLTTIHALVQRLPPKAAFAGQSINVAEGESLDQSLLIELLIASGYNRTDTVMEPGEFATRGGIFDLFPSGAAEPVRLDLFGDEVENIRNFDVGTQRSTQTLKRFVLRPVSEFALTPDNISHFRTGWRDSFGSSAAGDVVYAHVSEGRRHPGLEHYLPLFYDTHDQHMATVLDYVPGAAVSFEAQTPDVLRARLEMITDHYEARRVPVREGETPYRALPPHRLYLNQHAWDAMLAHAPAVMLNSFAKPDLGTGIDAGGRPGALFARAKDGSRDGVFEAFGQQVKDWSEQGRRTYVTAWSRGSRDRIAHLLKEHGVAVAEYEDWPSAASLPKGTVGLLVLGLERGFVLDRLCFVSEQDLLGERIARPPRRKKRGEQFISQIGEIAEGDLVVHHDYGIGRYAGLETVTEGRVAHDYLSISYDGEQRLLLPVENIDLLSRFGSEQTGVQLDRLGGTSWQDRKAKMKSRIRVMAGELIRTAAARALREAPTLAPAEGLWDEFCARFPYVETEDQSRAIADVLEDMSAGRPMDRLVCGDVGFGKTEVALRAAFVAALSGMQVAVVVPTTLLARQHFRSFSARFEGLPVRVAQLSRLVTAKEATKVREELAGGQIDIVVGTHALLAKTVSFDRLGLLIIDEEQHFGVSHKEKLKALREDVHVLTLSATPLPRTLQLSLSGVREMSLIATPPTDRLAVRTFITPFDSVMIREAIQRERFRGGQVFCVLPRLADLDRMAERLAEIVPDAKVVQAHGRLTPTELERVMTEFADGRYDILLSTNIVESGLDMPSVNTIIIHRADMFGLGQLYQLRGRVGRGKQRGYAYLTWPQTNPLSAASQKRLEIMQTLDSLGAGFTLASHDLDLRGAGNLLGDEQSGHIKEVGIELYQQMLEDAVLDMRRERGRRAEEEDADWTPNIILGLPVLIPEAYVKDLPVRLGLYRRIAALQNEDEVEAIRAELIDRFGKMPAEVGNLLDVVLIKRACREAGVERLETGPKGMVLQFRRNRFRNPTGLLDWVARKKDAGVKIRPDQKLAIIREMTNAKRIGYAKQVTGVLCKLVRKAS; this comes from the coding sequence ATGGAACAAAACGAAACCAAGAATCGCGAAACCGCCGCCGCATTCGGCCCGGTTGTGTGGGGTGTGCCGGAAGGGAGCGTGGCGTTTTTGCTGCGTCAGCGTCTGGCTGAGCATGAAGGGCCGCTGCTGCATGTCGCGCGCGATGATGCGTCCGTGGCGGCTCTGGCCGATATGCTGGCGTGGTTGATGCCAGAGGTGGAGGTATTAAAGCTCCCGGCTTGGGACTGCCTGCCTTACGACCGTGTTTCTCCTAACCCTGCCATTGTGGCGGAGCGGGTAGGTACGATGTGCCGCCTGTTGGAGCCCACAAAAGCACGGCGGATTGTGCTGACGACGATCCATGCTTTGGTGCAGCGCCTTCCACCAAAGGCGGCTTTTGCGGGGCAGTCCATCAACGTAGCTGAGGGTGAAAGCCTCGACCAGAGCCTGCTGATCGAGCTTTTGATCGCAAGCGGTTACAACCGGACAGATACGGTAATGGAGCCGGGCGAGTTTGCGACGCGCGGCGGTATCTTCGATTTGTTCCCTTCCGGTGCGGCAGAACCTGTACGCTTGGATTTGTTTGGTGACGAAGTCGAAAATATTCGTAATTTTGACGTTGGGACCCAGCGTTCAACACAAACATTAAAGCGTTTTGTTCTGCGGCCTGTGTCTGAATTTGCGCTGACGCCGGATAATATCAGCCATTTCCGTACGGGCTGGAGAGATAGTTTTGGTAGTTCCGCTGCCGGGGACGTAGTTTACGCTCACGTGTCTGAAGGGCGGCGTCATCCGGGTTTAGAGCACTACTTGCCACTTTTTTACGATACACATGACCAGCACATGGCCACGGTTTTAGATTATGTGCCGGGTGCTGCGGTCAGTTTTGAAGCACAGACGCCGGATGTATTACGGGCGCGGTTAGAAATGATCACGGATCATTATGAAGCCCGCCGTGTCCCTGTGAGGGAGGGAGAAACTCCTTATCGGGCGTTGCCGCCGCATAGGTTGTATCTGAACCAGCATGCTTGGGATGCGATGCTGGCTCATGCCCCGGCCGTGATGCTGAACAGTTTTGCCAAGCCTGATCTTGGTACAGGTATTGATGCCGGTGGGCGTCCGGGGGCGTTGTTTGCGCGGGCGAAAGACGGCTCGCGTGATGGCGTCTTTGAAGCCTTCGGCCAGCAGGTTAAAGATTGGTCTGAACAGGGACGGCGCACTTACGTCACAGCTTGGAGCCGTGGGTCTCGGGACCGTATCGCGCATTTGTTAAAAGAGCATGGTGTTGCGGTAGCTGAGTATGAAGACTGGCCTTCTGCTGCGTCCCTGCCTAAAGGCACGGTTGGCCTTTTGGTTTTAGGGTTGGAGCGAGGGTTTGTTCTGGACCGGCTCTGCTTCGTTTCTGAGCAGGATTTGCTAGGGGAGCGCATTGCCCGGCCACCGCGTCGCAAAAAACGCGGGGAGCAGTTTATCTCTCAAATTGGAGAGATCGCCGAGGGTGACCTTGTTGTTCATCACGACTACGGTATTGGGCGTTACGCTGGGCTGGAAACGGTCACAGAAGGCCGTGTTGCACATGATTACCTTTCCATTTCGTACGATGGTGAGCAGCGCCTTTTATTACCTGTAGAGAATATCGATTTGCTGAGTCGTTTTGGCTCTGAGCAAACAGGTGTGCAGCTTGACCGTTTGGGCGGAACGTCTTGGCAGGACCGTAAGGCCAAGATGAAATCCCGTATCCGCGTTATGGCGGGTGAACTGATTCGTACCGCTGCGGCGCGTGCTTTACGCGAGGCGCCGACCTTAGCGCCGGCAGAAGGGCTCTGGGACGAATTTTGTGCGCGTTTCCCTTATGTGGAGACGGAAGATCAGTCGCGCGCCATTGCCGATGTGCTTGAAGATATGAGCGCCGGGCGCCCGATGGATCGCTTGGTGTGTGGCGATGTTGGGTTCGGCAAAACCGAAGTTGCGCTACGTGCGGCTTTTGTCGCTGCTCTATCTGGCATGCAGGTTGCGGTTGTTGTCCCAACGACGCTGCTGGCCAGACAGCATTTCCGCAGCTTTAGCGCTCGTTTTGAGGGGCTTCCAGTTCGGGTGGCGCAACTCTCGCGTTTGGTTACGGCCAAGGAAGCCACTAAAGTCCGTGAAGAATTGGCAGGTGGTCAAATAGACATTGTTGTGGGCACGCACGCGCTTCTTGCAAAGACGGTGTCTTTTGATCGGCTGGGCTTACTCATCATCGACGAAGAGCAGCATTTCGGCGTATCCCATAAGGAAAAACTCAAAGCTCTGCGGGAGGATGTCCACGTTCTGACCCTTTCCGCAACGCCACTCCCACGGACATTGCAGCTTTCTTTGTCCGGTGTGCGTGAGATGAGCTTAATTGCGACACCACCAACAGACCGTTTGGCAGTGCGGACGTTTATTACCCCGTTTGACAGCGTGATGATCCGTGAAGCGATTCAACGTGAGCGTTTCCGTGGCGGGCAGGTATTTTGTGTTTTGCCTCGCTTGGCGGATTTGGACCGCATGGCGGAGCGTCTGGCAGAGATTGTGCCGGATGCGAAGGTCGTTCAAGCGCATGGCCGTCTGACGCCAACTGAGCTTGAACGGGTCATGACGGAGTTTGCGGACGGACGTTATGATATCCTGCTGTCGACGAATATTGTCGAAAGTGGGCTCGATATGCCCAGCGTGAATACAATTATTATCCATCGCGCCGATATGTTCGGTCTTGGCCAGTTATATCAGCTCCGTGGGCGTGTCGGCCGTGGAAAGCAGCGTGGGTACGCGTACCTGACTTGGCCGCAGACAAATCCGCTTTCGGCAGCCTCTCAAAAGCGTTTGGAGATTATGCAAACGCTTGATTCTCTGGGGGCTGGTTTTACTTTGGCCTCACACGATCTAGATCTGCGTGGTGCAGGGAATCTGCTGGGTGATGAGCAGTCGGGTCACATTAAAGAAGTCGGTATCGAGCTGTACCAGCAGATGCTGGAAGACGCAGTGTTGGATATGCGCCGTGAGCGTGGGCGCCGGGCCGAAGAGGAAGACGCGGACTGGACGCCAAATATTATACTCGGCCTCCCGGTCCTTATTCCCGAAGCATATGTAAAAGATTTGCCTGTTCGGTTAGGACTGTATCGGCGTATCGCTGCGCTACAGAACGAAGATGAGGTGGAAGCTATTCGTGCTGAGTTGATCGACCGTTTCGGTAAAATGCCAGCTGAAGTCGGTAATTTGCTTGATGTGGTTCTGATCAAGCGCGCCTGCCGTGAGGCTGGTGTCGAGCGTTTGGAAACAGGCCCAAAAGGTATGGTCCTGCAATTCCGCCGCAACCGTTTCCGTAATCCGACGGGCCTTTTAGACTGGGTGGCACGGAAAAAAGATGCGGGCGTTAAAATACGCCCTGATCAGAAATTGGCCATTATCCGTGAAATGACGAATGCCAAGCGTATCGGCTATGCAAAGCAGGTTACGGGTGTTTTGTGCAAGCTCGTCCGCAAGGCATCTTAG